One part of the Ralstonia pickettii genome encodes these proteins:
- a CDS encoding glycerate kinase type-2 family protein, with translation MHHDQSAQAALRAALPNPSPRALLHGLFDTAVAAVSAAQCLPAFLPEPPRGRTIVIGAGKGAAAMAEAVEQHWKGELSGLVVTRYGHGRAPGTQGRIEVVEASHPVPDAAGQRAAQRMVSLLEGLTEDDLVLCLISGGGSALLAAPAEGLTLADKQSVNRALLKSGASIGEMNCVRKHLSSIKGGRLALACAPARVETLLISDIPGDDPTLIASGPTLPDATTCADALAVIDKYGIDVPEAVRRHLKTGAGETPKPGDARFEGHRSHVIATAQHALEAAAAQARALGYEAHILSDSIEGEARDVAEVHAGIVRQIVARNQPFTKPCVILSGGETTVTVRGSGRGGRNAEFLLALGVALDGLPGVHAIACDTDGIDGSEDNAGAILTPDSLARAEALGLKPKQLLDNNDGYGFFDALGDLIVTGPTRTNVNDFRAILITG, from the coding sequence ATGCACCACGACCAGTCTGCCCAGGCCGCCCTGCGCGCTGCCCTGCCCAATCCGTCGCCGCGCGCGTTGCTGCACGGCCTGTTTGATACTGCGGTGGCTGCGGTCAGCGCTGCGCAATGCTTGCCGGCATTTCTGCCTGAACCGCCGCGTGGCCGCACCATCGTCATCGGCGCCGGCAAGGGCGCAGCGGCGATGGCCGAGGCGGTGGAGCAGCACTGGAAGGGCGAGCTGTCTGGCCTGGTCGTCACGCGTTACGGGCACGGCCGCGCGCCTGGTACGCAAGGCCGTATCGAAGTGGTGGAAGCCTCGCACCCGGTGCCCGATGCAGCCGGCCAACGCGCTGCGCAACGCATGGTCAGCCTGCTCGAAGGTTTGACGGAAGACGACCTCGTGCTGTGCCTGATCTCGGGCGGTGGCTCGGCCCTTCTGGCTGCACCGGCGGAGGGCCTGACGCTGGCCGACAAGCAGTCCGTCAACCGCGCGCTGCTCAAAAGCGGCGCGAGCATCGGCGAGATGAACTGCGTGCGCAAGCACCTGTCGTCAATCAAAGGCGGGCGCCTGGCACTGGCGTGCGCACCGGCGCGCGTCGAGACGCTGCTGATCTCCGATATTCCAGGCGACGACCCGACGCTCATCGCCAGCGGCCCGACGCTGCCCGACGCCACCACCTGCGCGGATGCGCTGGCCGTGATCGACAAGTACGGCATCGACGTGCCCGAAGCGGTGCGCCGTCATCTGAAAACCGGCGCGGGCGAGACGCCCAAACCCGGCGATGCACGTTTCGAAGGCCATCGCAGTCACGTCATCGCGACGGCTCAGCACGCACTGGAGGCGGCGGCCGCACAGGCACGCGCACTCGGTTATGAGGCCCACATCCTGTCGGACAGCATTGAAGGCGAAGCACGCGATGTGGCAGAAGTCCACGCCGGCATCGTGCGGCAGATCGTGGCGCGCAATCAGCCGTTCACCAAGCCGTGCGTGATTCTGTCGGGCGGTGAGACGACCGTGACGGTGCGCGGTAGCGGCCGCGGCGGGCGCAATGCCGAGTTCCTGCTGGCGCTGGGCGTGGCGTTGGATGGTTTGCCGGGTGTGCATGCGATTGCTTGCGATACCGATGGCATCGATGGGTCTGAAGACAACGCTGGTGCGATCTTGACGCCGGATAGTCTGGCGCGTGCTGAAGCGCTTGGGTTGAAGCCGAAGCAATTGCTCGACAACAACGACGGGTATGGGTTCTTTGATGCGTTGGGGGATTTGATTGTGACTGGGCCTACGCGGACTAATGTGAATGATTTTCGGGCGATTTTGATTACCGGGTGA
- the hyi gene encoding hydroxypyruvate isomerase: MTKLAANLTMLFNEQAFLDRFEAAARAGFRGVEFLFPYAFHADQIADRLNRFQLDLVLHNLPAGNWDGGERGIAILPDRVSEFQDGVGEAIKYAKVLGVKQLNCLVGIRPESVSEDAARKTLVDNLKFAAKALKAEKIDLLIEPINTFDIPGFYLNRTQQALDLINDVDASNLYVQYDIYHMQRMEGEVASTLKRHLDKIKHVQLADNPGRNEPGTGEINYQFLFRWLDEIGYKGWVGCEYKPKAGTVEGLGWRAAHNVA; this comes from the coding sequence ATGACAAAGCTGGCAGCCAACCTGACCATGCTCTTCAACGAGCAGGCCTTCCTTGACCGCTTCGAAGCCGCCGCCCGTGCGGGCTTCCGCGGCGTGGAGTTCCTGTTTCCCTACGCGTTCCACGCCGACCAGATTGCCGATCGCCTGAACCGCTTCCAGCTCGACCTGGTCCTGCACAACCTGCCGGCCGGCAACTGGGACGGCGGCGAGCGCGGCATCGCCATCCTGCCGGACCGCGTGAGCGAGTTTCAAGACGGCGTGGGCGAAGCCATCAAGTACGCCAAGGTGCTCGGCGTGAAACAGCTCAATTGCCTGGTGGGCATTCGCCCCGAAAGTGTGAGCGAAGACGCGGCACGCAAGACGCTGGTGGACAACCTCAAGTTTGCGGCGAAGGCACTGAAGGCCGAGAAGATCGATCTGCTGATCGAACCGATCAACACGTTCGATATTCCGGGCTTTTATCTGAACCGCACGCAGCAGGCGCTGGACCTGATCAACGACGTGGATGCGTCCAACCTGTATGTGCAGTACGACATCTATCACATGCAGCGGATGGAAGGCGAAGTGGCTAGCACGCTGAAGCGCCATCTGGACAAGATCAAGCATGTGCAGCTGGCGGACAACCCTGGGCGCAATGAGCCGGGGACTGGGGAGATCAACTATCAGTTCCTGTTCCGTTGGTTGGATGAGATTGGCTACAAGGGCTGGGTTGGCTGTGAGTACAAGCCCAAGGCAGGGACCGTTGAAGGCCTTGGCTGGCGGGCTGCTCACAACGTTGCTTGA
- the glxR gene encoding 2-hydroxy-3-oxopropionate reductase, producing MATATLNLGFIGLGIMGAPMAGHLRAAGHTLFVHDVNPAPAALVEAGVTVCTSAEEVAKRADIIFIMVPDTPHVEAVLFSEKGVAKALKDAGKDAAANKIVVDMSSISPIATKDFASRINKTGAQYLDAPVSGGEVGAKAASLTIMVGGEQAAFDRVAPLFNLMGKNITLVGGNGDGQTTKVANQIIVALNIQAVSEALLFASKAGADPAKVRQALMGGFAASRILEVHGERMVKRTFDPGFRIELHQKDLNLALQGAKTLGVALPNTATAQELFNTCAANGMGKQDHSALCRAIEIMSNHDIA from the coding sequence ATGGCAACCGCAACTCTGAACCTCGGTTTCATCGGCCTCGGCATCATGGGCGCCCCCATGGCAGGTCACCTGCGCGCAGCAGGCCACACGCTCTTCGTGCACGACGTCAACCCGGCACCCGCCGCGCTGGTGGAAGCCGGCGTGACGGTCTGCACGAGCGCGGAAGAAGTCGCCAAGCGCGCCGACATCATCTTCATCATGGTGCCGGACACCCCGCACGTTGAAGCCGTGCTGTTCAGCGAGAAGGGCGTCGCCAAGGCACTGAAGGATGCCGGCAAGGACGCTGCTGCCAACAAGATCGTCGTCGACATGAGCTCGATCTCGCCGATTGCGACGAAGGACTTCGCATCGCGCATCAACAAGACCGGCGCGCAATACCTGGACGCTCCGGTGTCGGGCGGTGAAGTGGGCGCGAAGGCTGCGTCGCTGACGATCATGGTGGGCGGTGAGCAGGCTGCGTTCGACCGCGTTGCTCCGCTGTTCAACCTGATGGGCAAGAACATCACGCTGGTCGGCGGCAACGGTGACGGCCAGACCACCAAGGTGGCCAACCAGATCATCGTGGCGCTGAACATCCAGGCCGTGTCCGAAGCGCTGCTGTTTGCATCGAAGGCGGGTGCCGATCCCGCAAAGGTACGTCAGGCACTGATGGGCGGCTTCGCTGCGTCGCGCATTCTTGAAGTGCACGGCGAGCGCATGGTGAAGCGCACGTTCGACCCGGGCTTCCGCATCGAGCTGCACCAGAAGGACTTGAACCTGGCCCTGCAGGGCGCCAAGACGCTGGGCGTGGCCCTGCCGAACACGGCCACCGCGCAGGAGCTGTTCAACACCTGCGCCGCCAACGGCATGGGCAAGCAAGATCATTCGGCCCTGTGCCGCGCGATCGAGATCATGTCGAACCACGACATCGCCTGA
- a CDS encoding LysR family transcriptional regulator yields the protein MDKLKQIEAFIAVVEHGSMAAAALTQDVTPVMIGRRINALEARLGVKLLHRSTRRIAVTEQGAVFMEQCKKALGELDRAELLVAEGRHKATGHLIVSAPAAFGRKHVAPHAPDFLRANPDVRISFNLTDRVVDLVREGYDVGIRIGGAIDPNFVAIRLASNKRVVCGTPAYFAKHGVPRTLDDLARHNCLAFNLQGGQQRGWYFQQNGKAVTVKVNGNLDCNDGELLHRWMGEGLGLGWRSTWEIQPELESGALMTVLDDYALPDYDILAVYPQQRPVPAKIRFFIEHLKTVYGQAGYWSRTA from the coding sequence ATGGACAAGCTCAAGCAGATCGAAGCGTTCATCGCCGTGGTGGAACACGGCAGCATGGCCGCTGCCGCCCTCACGCAGGACGTGACGCCGGTCATGATCGGACGCCGCATCAACGCGCTGGAAGCCCGCCTGGGCGTGAAGCTGCTGCACCGGTCGACGCGCCGCATTGCGGTGACGGAGCAAGGCGCGGTCTTCATGGAACAGTGCAAGAAGGCGCTGGGGGAGCTGGACCGCGCGGAGCTGCTCGTTGCGGAAGGCCGCCACAAGGCGACCGGGCACCTGATCGTTTCGGCGCCGGCCGCCTTTGGCCGCAAGCACGTTGCACCGCACGCGCCGGACTTCCTGCGTGCCAACCCCGACGTGCGCATCTCGTTCAACCTGACCGACCGCGTGGTCGACCTCGTGCGCGAAGGCTACGACGTGGGCATCCGCATTGGCGGCGCGATCGATCCGAACTTCGTGGCGATTCGCCTGGCGTCGAACAAGCGCGTGGTGTGCGGCACGCCTGCGTACTTCGCCAAGCACGGCGTGCCGCGCACGCTCGATGACCTCGCGCGCCACAACTGCCTCGCCTTCAACCTGCAGGGCGGTCAGCAGCGCGGCTGGTATTTCCAGCAGAACGGCAAGGCCGTCACCGTGAAGGTGAACGGCAACCTCGACTGCAACGACGGTGAACTGCTGCACCGCTGGATGGGCGAAGGCCTGGGCCTGGGCTGGCGCTCAACGTGGGAGATCCAGCCTGAGCTGGAATCCGGCGCGCTGATGACGGTGCTGGACGACTACGCGCTGCCCGACTACGACATCCTCGCCGTGTACCCGCAGCAGCGGCCGGTACCGGCAAAGATCCGGTTCTTTATCGAGCATCTGAAGACCGTGTACGGGCAGGCGGGGTATTGGTCGCGAACGGCTTGA
- a CDS encoding GntR family transcriptional regulator, producing the protein MTETTAADISSEGIADDIAQAIVAHRLPPGTKLREEALARVYNVSRTKIRAALLMLAKDKLIRMEPDRGAFVAKPDETEAREVFAVRRVLEVALVREFIAKATPADYKRLEKHLAEEHKVAASGDLSDVPRRNRLMADFHLLMADVVGNSVLKEMLYELSARSSVITMMYQSTYDAVRSSDEHTAFLEAAKRGDVEGAIALMEEHMAHTEASLKFESPGGRATDLVAALLA; encoded by the coding sequence ATGACTGAAACCACCGCCGCCGACATCTCCTCCGAAGGCATTGCCGACGACATCGCCCAGGCGATCGTCGCGCATCGGCTGCCGCCGGGCACCAAGCTGCGCGAAGAGGCGCTGGCGCGGGTCTACAACGTCAGCCGCACGAAGATTCGCGCGGCGCTGCTGATGCTGGCCAAGGACAAGCTGATCCGCATGGAGCCGGACCGCGGCGCCTTCGTCGCCAAACCCGACGAGACCGAGGCGCGCGAGGTCTTTGCCGTGCGCCGCGTGCTGGAAGTGGCGCTGGTGCGCGAGTTCATCGCGAAGGCGACGCCGGCCGATTACAAGCGGTTGGAAAAGCACCTGGCCGAAGAGCACAAGGTGGCGGCCAGCGGCGACTTGTCTGACGTCCCGCGCCGCAATCGCCTGATGGCCGACTTTCACCTGCTGATGGCCGACGTGGTCGGCAACAGCGTGCTCAAGGAAATGCTGTACGAGCTTTCCGCCCGCAGCTCAGTGATCACGATGATGTACCAGTCCACGTACGATGCCGTGCGTTCGTCCGATGAACACACCGCTTTCCTGGAAGCCGCCAAGCGCGGTGATGTGGAAGGCGCCATCGCCCTGATGGAAGAGCACATGGCGCACACCGAGGCGTCACTCAAGTTCGAATCGCCGGGCGGCCGGGCGACGGATCTCGTAGCCGCCCTCCTCGCCTGA
- the gcl gene encoding glyoxylate carboligase — protein MPKMRAIDAAVAVMEKEGITTAFGVPGAAINPLYSALRKAGNIDHVLARHVEGASHMAEGYTRAEPGNIGVCIGTSGPAGTDMITGLYSAWADSIPILCITGQAPRARLYKEDFQAVDIESIAKPVTKWAVTVREPALVPRVFQQAFHLMRSGRPGPVLIDLPFDVQVAEIEFDPDTYSPLPVYKPAATRAQAERAIEMLCQAERPLLVCGGGVINADAAKLMVEFAELVNVPVVPTLMGWGVLADDHPLNAGMVGLQTSHRYGNATLLASDFVFGIGNRWANRHTGSVDVYTKGRKFIHVDIEPTQIGRVFGPDLGIVSDAKAALEKFIEVARELKAAGKLPCRKSWNADVQKRKRTMLRRSDFDNVPIKPQRVYREMNQYFPQKGENSVRYVSTIGLSQIAAAQFLSVNQPRHWINCGQAGPLGWTIPAAIGVKVASPNSDVVAISGDYDFQFMIEEMAVAAQFKVPYIHVVVNNSYLGLIRQAQRNFDMDYCVQLAFDNVNAPELNGYGVDHVKVVEGLGCKAIRVFKPEDIEPAFAQARLLMAEFSVPVMVEVILERVTNIAMGTEIDNVVEFEDVLDLEDTLTEAEGVTA, from the coding sequence ATGCCGAAGATGAGAGCGATTGATGCCGCAGTTGCGGTGATGGAAAAAGAAGGCATCACCACCGCCTTCGGCGTGCCCGGTGCCGCCATCAACCCGTTGTACTCGGCCCTGCGCAAGGCTGGCAACATTGACCACGTGCTGGCCCGCCACGTTGAAGGCGCCTCGCACATGGCCGAGGGCTACACCCGTGCCGAACCCGGCAACATCGGTGTATGCATCGGCACGTCGGGCCCTGCAGGCACCGACATGATCACCGGCCTGTACTCGGCCTGGGCAGACTCGATTCCCATCCTGTGCATCACCGGCCAGGCCCCCCGCGCCCGCCTGTACAAGGAAGACTTCCAGGCCGTCGACATCGAGTCGATCGCCAAGCCGGTCACCAAGTGGGCCGTCACCGTGCGTGAGCCGGCGCTGGTGCCGCGCGTGTTCCAGCAGGCGTTCCATCTGATGCGCTCGGGTCGTCCGGGCCCGGTGCTGATCGACCTGCCGTTCGACGTGCAAGTCGCCGAGATTGAATTTGACCCCGACACGTACAGCCCGCTGCCGGTCTACAAGCCCGCGGCCACGCGTGCCCAAGCCGAGCGTGCCATCGAGATGCTGTGCCAGGCCGAGCGCCCGCTGCTGGTGTGCGGCGGCGGCGTGATCAACGCCGATGCGGCCAAGCTGATGGTCGAGTTTGCCGAGCTGGTGAACGTGCCCGTCGTCCCGACCCTGATGGGCTGGGGCGTGCTCGCCGACGACCACCCGCTCAACGCCGGCATGGTCGGCCTGCAGACGTCGCACCGCTACGGCAACGCCACGCTGCTGGCTTCGGACTTCGTGTTCGGCATCGGCAACCGCTGGGCCAATCGTCACACGGGCAGCGTCGACGTCTACACCAAGGGCCGCAAGTTCATTCACGTCGATATCGAACCGACCCAGATCGGCCGCGTGTTCGGCCCGGACCTGGGCATCGTCTCGGACGCCAAGGCGGCACTGGAGAAGTTCATTGAAGTCGCGCGTGAGCTGAAGGCTGCCGGCAAGCTGCCGTGCCGCAAGAGTTGGAACGCCGACGTGCAGAAGCGCAAGCGCACGATGCTGCGTCGTTCGGACTTCGACAACGTGCCCATCAAGCCGCAGCGCGTGTACCGCGAGATGAACCAGTACTTCCCGCAGAAGGGGGAAAACTCGGTGCGTTACGTGAGCACGATCGGCCTGTCGCAGATCGCTGCCGCGCAGTTCCTGTCGGTCAACCAGCCGCGCCACTGGATCAACTGCGGGCAGGCAGGCCCGCTGGGCTGGACCATTCCCGCCGCCATCGGCGTGAAGGTGGCATCGCCCAACAGCGACGTGGTCGCCATCTCGGGTGACTACGACTTCCAATTCATGATCGAAGAGATGGCGGTGGCCGCGCAGTTCAAGGTGCCGTACATCCACGTGGTGGTGAATAACTCGTACCTGGGCCTGATCCGCCAGGCGCAGCGCAACTTCGACATGGACTACTGCGTCCAGCTCGCCTTCGACAACGTCAACGCGCCCGAGCTGAACGGCTACGGCGTCGACCACGTGAAGGTGGTCGAAGGCCTGGGTTGCAAGGCGATCCGCGTGTTCAAGCCCGAAGACATCGAACCCGCCTTTGCGCAGGCCCGCCTGCTGATGGCCGAGTTCTCGGTGCCGGTGATGGTGGAGGTGATTCTCGAGCGCGTGACCAACATCGCGATGGGCACCGAGATCGACAACGTGGTCGAGTTTGAAGACGTGCTCGACCTGGAAGACACCCTCACGGAAGCCGAAGGCGTCACCGCATAA
- a CDS encoding C4-dicarboxylate transporter DctA, translating to MQRFTRPLFGQVLIALAVGIALGIWAPEFAQKLQPLGDGFLKLIKMLIAPIVFSVVVVGICGAGELKKVGRVGGKAVIYFEIVTTIALALGIALAYLFGPGHGMNVDPKSLDPAAMASYMTTAKQVESTGVAAFFLKLIPDTFVSGFVKGDILQVLLVSILFGCSLSLLGERTKPLVNLIDQLSHVLFRMMAVIIRLAPLGVLGAVAFTVGKYGAGSLKQLGFLVLLFYAAVAIFVVVVLGTILRMAGFNIFKLIRFLRAELLVVLGTASSDAVLPSIMNKLEKMGIKRSVVGLVIPTGYSFNLDAFSIYLTLAAVFIAQATNTPLALQDLLLILGVALVTSKGAHGIPGSAIVILAATLSVIPAIPAIGLVLVLSVDWFIGIARALGNLIGNCVATVVIAAWEKDIDRVRANAVLDGKIDITEEGEAIPHGLGVAAPAAHTLPHA from the coding sequence ATGCAACGCTTTACGCGCCCGTTGTTCGGGCAGGTTTTGATTGCCCTGGCGGTGGGCATCGCGCTGGGCATCTGGGCGCCCGAATTTGCGCAGAAGCTGCAGCCGCTCGGTGATGGTTTTCTGAAGCTGATCAAGATGCTGATCGCGCCGATCGTCTTCTCTGTCGTGGTGGTGGGGATCTGCGGCGCCGGCGAGCTGAAGAAGGTTGGGCGCGTAGGCGGCAAGGCCGTCATCTACTTTGAAATCGTCACGACGATTGCGTTGGCGCTGGGCATTGCACTGGCCTATCTGTTCGGGCCCGGCCACGGCATGAATGTGGATCCGAAATCGCTCGATCCGGCGGCCATGGCGTCGTACATGACGACCGCCAAGCAGGTGGAATCGACTGGCGTTGCAGCGTTCTTCCTCAAGCTGATTCCCGATACGTTCGTCAGCGGCTTCGTGAAGGGCGACATCCTGCAGGTGCTGCTGGTGTCGATCCTGTTCGGCTGCTCCCTCTCGCTGCTGGGAGAGCGGACCAAGCCGCTGGTCAACCTGATCGATCAGCTCTCCCATGTGCTGTTCCGCATGATGGCCGTGATCATCCGCCTGGCGCCGCTGGGCGTGCTGGGCGCGGTGGCCTTTACCGTCGGCAAGTACGGCGCAGGTTCGCTCAAGCAACTGGGCTTCCTGGTGCTGCTGTTCTATGCAGCCGTGGCGATCTTCGTGGTGGTGGTGCTCGGCACGATCCTGCGCATGGCGGGTTTCAACATCTTCAAGCTGATCCGGTTCCTGCGCGCGGAACTGCTGGTGGTGCTGGGCACGGCATCGTCCGACGCGGTGCTGCCGTCCATCATGAACAAGCTTGAAAAGATGGGCATCAAGCGGTCGGTGGTCGGCCTTGTCATCCCGACCGGCTATTCGTTCAACCTCGATGCGTTTTCGATCTATCTGACGCTGGCCGCCGTATTCATCGCACAGGCGACCAACACGCCGCTGGCCCTGCAGGACCTGCTGTTGATCCTGGGCGTGGCGCTCGTCACCTCGAAGGGCGCGCACGGCATCCCGGGTTCTGCCATCGTCATTCTGGCGGCCACGCTGTCGGTCATTCCGGCCATTCCGGCCATCGGCCTGGTGCTGGTGCTCTCCGTCGACTGGTTCATCGGCATTGCCCGTGCGCTGGGCAACCTGATCGGCAACTGCGTCGCCACGGTGGTCATCGCCGCGTGGGAAAAAGACATCGACCGCGTGCGCGCCAATGCGGTGCTCGACGGCAAGATCGACATCACCGAGGAAGGCGAAGCGATTCCGCACGGCCTTGGTGTGGCGGCGCCGGCTGCGCACACACTGCCGCATGCCTGA
- the pyk gene encoding pyruvate kinase, translating to MRRFRNTKILATLGPASSDKDTIRALFDAGADVFRLNFSHGSHEDHRKRYDTVRAVEAETGRPIGILADMQGPKLRIGTFADGRVVLKNGDRFVLDRDPTPGDVTRVHLPHPELYAATAPGQSLLLDDGKIRLAVEAADPTAIVTRVVDGGPLSDRKGVNVPDAVIPIPALTEKDLRDLDFALSLGVDWIALSFVQRAEDVIAAREIIGDRAGLLSKIEKPAALLHLEDIVQASDALMVARGDLGVELPPERVPGVQKRILRMARQHGKPVVVATQMLESMIEAPVPTRAEASDVASAVYDGTDAVMLSAESASGKHPVAAVSIMNRIIAETERDPLYRNLIDAQHQPPLPTRQDAICAALRDVTHILGAVATVTYTSSGKTSLRAARERPLAPIVSITPRLDTARRLAITWGVHSTVSLDVSNVDEMVDAACRAAAREGFAVSGDQIAITAGMPFGQAGSTNLLRLAEIWPQTLVSAQTQTTALQPEPATV from the coding sequence ATGCGCCGCTTCCGCAACACCAAAATCCTCGCCACCCTAGGCCCCGCCAGCAGCGACAAAGACACCATCCGCGCCCTCTTCGACGCCGGCGCAGACGTCTTCCGCCTGAACTTCAGCCACGGCTCGCACGAAGACCACCGCAAGCGCTACGACACCGTGCGCGCGGTGGAGGCCGAGACCGGCCGCCCGATCGGCATCCTCGCTGACATGCAAGGCCCGAAGCTGCGCATTGGCACCTTTGCCGACGGACGCGTCGTGCTCAAGAACGGTGATCGCTTTGTGCTCGATCGCGATCCGACGCCGGGTGATGTCACGCGTGTGCACTTGCCGCACCCCGAGCTGTACGCCGCGACCGCGCCGGGCCAGTCGCTGTTGCTGGACGACGGCAAGATCCGCCTGGCAGTCGAAGCGGCTGATCCGACGGCCATCGTCACGCGCGTGGTCGATGGCGGCCCGCTGTCGGACCGCAAGGGCGTGAATGTGCCGGATGCCGTGATTCCCATTCCCGCGCTTACTGAGAAGGATCTGCGCGACTTGGACTTCGCCTTGTCGCTGGGCGTCGATTGGATCGCCCTGTCGTTCGTGCAGCGCGCCGAAGACGTGATCGCCGCGCGCGAGATCATTGGCGACCGCGCGGGCCTGCTCTCCAAGATCGAGAAGCCCGCAGCGCTGCTGCATCTGGAAGACATCGTGCAGGCGTCCGACGCCCTGATGGTGGCGCGTGGTGATCTGGGCGTGGAACTGCCGCCCGAACGCGTGCCCGGCGTGCAGAAGCGCATCCTGCGCATGGCGCGCCAGCATGGCAAGCCGGTGGTGGTGGCCACGCAGATGCTGGAATCGATGATCGAAGCGCCGGTGCCGACGCGTGCCGAAGCCTCCGACGTGGCCAGCGCCGTGTACGACGGCACCGATGCCGTGATGCTGTCGGCCGAGTCGGCCAGCGGCAAGCATCCGGTGGCGGCGGTCAGCATCATGAACCGCATCATCGCCGAGACCGAACGCGACCCGCTCTACCGCAACCTGATCGACGCGCAGCACCAACCGCCGCTGCCCACGCGCCAGGACGCAATCTGCGCGGCCCTGCGTGACGTGACGCACATCCTGGGCGCAGTGGCTACCGTCACCTACACGTCCAGCGGCAAGACCAGCCTGCGCGCCGCACGCGAGCGGCCACTGGCGCCCATCGTGAGCATCACGCCGCGCCTGGATACGGCGCGCCGTCTGGCGATCACGTGGGGTGTACACAGCACGGTCAGCCTCGATGTGAGCAATGTCGACGAGATGGTGGATGCGGCGTGCCGAGCTGCCGCGCGTGAAGGCTTTGCCGTGTCGGGCGACCAGATCGCCATCACGGCGGGCATGCCGTTCGGTCAGGCCGGGTCAACCAACCTGCTGCGCCTGGCGGAAATCTGGCCGCAGACGTTGGTCAGCGCCCAGACGCAAACCACTGCACTGCAGCCCGAACCGGCAACGGTCTGA
- a CDS encoding IMPACT family protein, which produces MPTYTLRAPVSAELDIKKSRFIGLAVPVEDRAAAMDVIARLRAEHPAATHVCWALLAGGQSGMSDDGEPSGTAGRPILEVLRHHDLDATLGAVVRYFGGVKLGAGGLVRAYTDAIATALMQAERVERIASTTLTLATDYADEARIRRWIDDRGYVLLDAAYDAGVTLTVRLPVTDEAAARVALRDLTQGRVVIT; this is translated from the coding sequence GTGCCGACGTACACGCTGCGCGCGCCGGTTTCGGCCGAGCTGGACATCAAGAAAAGCCGCTTTATCGGATTGGCCGTGCCGGTGGAAGACCGGGCTGCCGCCATGGACGTGATCGCGCGCCTGCGCGCCGAGCACCCCGCTGCCACGCACGTCTGCTGGGCGCTCCTGGCGGGCGGCCAGTCCGGCATGTCCGATGACGGCGAGCCCTCCGGCACCGCCGGTCGCCCCATCCTGGAAGTGCTGCGCCATCACGATCTGGACGCCACGCTGGGCGCCGTGGTGCGCTACTTCGGCGGGGTCAAGCTCGGCGCGGGCGGCCTCGTACGCGCCTACACCGATGCCATCGCTACCGCGCTCATGCAGGCCGAACGCGTCGAGCGCATCGCCAGCACCACGCTGACCCTCGCCACCGATTACGCCGATGAGGCGCGCATCCGCCGCTGGATCGATGATCGCGGGTATGTGCTGCTGGATGCTGCCTACGATGCGGGCGTCACACTCACTGTGCGATTGCCGGTGACGGACGAGGCGGCCGCGCGGGTCGCGTTGCGGGATTTGACGCAGGGGCGTGTGGTGATTACCTAG